The sequence GCATACGCCCCGGTGCGATCAGCACGGGCTGCGGCATCGGCCAGCTCTTGCTCGGTAGCTTGTTCGACAATGCCGTTGAAGCGCTGTAAGATGCTGATGGCGCGATTGATACTCACCGGATCGCCAATCTGGATAGCGCTGGCAGCAGTAGGCTGAGCCTTGATTGGTGCGTATTCCCGAAAACCGGTAAGGTACGAACGATAGAGTGGATTAGCGTTAGCGGCCTGCGCCGTGACAATTCGTGGCAGACGGTCGATCAAGCCGAGTTCGTACATCATTAACAGACCTTTGCCCAAGGCAAACGTGTTGCCCAAATTCCCACCAGGAATAATGATCCAGTCGGGCACTTCCCAATCAAACTGCTGAACGATCTCGATGCCAACGGTTTTTTGCCCTTCGATGCGAAGCGAGTTGAGCGAATTGGCCAGATAGATGCCATTATCAGGATTGGCAGTGATTTCACGCACGATGCGCATGCAGCCATCAAAATCGGTATCGAGAGCCAGAACAAGCGCACCATGAGCCACTGGTTGTACCAGTTGGGCAATGCTTACCTTCCCTTTCGGCAGGAAGACGATAGTGGGAATACCGGCTGCTGCGCCGTATGCGGCGAGTGCGGCTGAGGTGTCGCCGGTAGAAGCGCAGGCAATCGCCCGGATCGGCTTGCCCTCGCTAATCATCTGTTTGACCACGCTCACCAGGACGGTCATACCGAGATCTTTGAATGAGCCGGTGTGCGAATTGCCACACATTTTGATCCAGAGATCTTCCAGCCCGATCTCGCGTCCGAAGCGTTCGGCCCAAAAGAGATTGGTACCACCTTCAAACATACTGACCACATTGTCGTCAGACACGATCGGGCAAACCCATTCCTTCTTGCCCCAAACGCCACTGCCATACGGCCAGGTTGTGCGCATCCAGCGATCGTCGAAGAGTTTTTTCCACTCTTCAGGGCTACGCTGCGCCAGAGCGTTCATATCGTGCTGGACTTCCAGCAATCCTCCTGAGCGGCTGTAGTACACGATCTCGGTCAGGGGATACCGCTCCTCTGGATCATCCTGTGCGGCAAACCATGCGCGATAGGTTGTCATCGTCATGCGCTCCTGCAATCTATTCTAGTTCAGCCTGAATACACGCCAGCATCCGTTCGGCTTCAGTTCGCCAAAATCCGGCTGGGGCAAGACGTACATACGTGGTGAGTTCGGGAATGGCCGCCCGATTATGGTGATTAAAACGGTGAAAGAGACCCCGTTGGAGATACGGCTCTGGCCAGTCGGGGCGTAGGCGGGTTGCTGCTTCGAGATCGCGGATAGCCGCATAGTATTCACCTAACTCACGCCCTCGGATTAGTCCACGCCGGTAGAGCGCTAGCGCAAGATCGGGCCACGCCGCTAATGCGCGATCAAATGCCTGCACGGCACGGCGATATACTTCCCGATCAATAGTGCGCAGACCAAGCTGGCAGAGGCTCACACCGTACAAATACCACCAGCCAGCCTGAAGCCGACGCCAAAGCGATGGCAGCGACGATTCATGCATCGTCTTCTCCGTATGAAACGTCACCAGACAAAACTGATGCACGAGTGTTATCATACCATTGAACGAACAATGTGTGGGCATAACCGGAGAGGCTATTCAGGGCTTTTCGCGGCGCCTGGAGGGGCACGGCGGCACCGTGCTTCCGCTACGACACGTCCACAAGGTGGTGCGGCACACGGGTGGTACGATAAGATCCGACTTTTCGTGTCAGAATTGGTATAACACCCTGGGTCTGCTATAATTGCTCTTGCATTGTGAACGGTTTTGGATGCAGATCGCTGTGCTATTCCACAACAACAGATGATGCAACACTGAATCGGCCGATCGCGCCGATGTTAAGGAGGGATTACCAATGCGGCATGTCCGCGCGCTATTGCTCGCTCTCTCATTGTTGGCGCTCGTGGTCTCGTGTGGCAGTTATGTCCTTCTCGGCGAATTACGGGCAACACCATCAACCACTGTTGAGCCGGTTGAATTCGTTGTTGCACCCGGCGAAACGGCCAACGATATTGCTAGCCGGCTTAGTGCCGCTGGTCTGATCCGCCAGCCAATGTTATTCCGCATCCTAGTGCGCTGGCGTGGCCTGGATCAGCAAATTCAAGCCGGTCGCTATGTGCTCAGCCCGACAATGACGATGAGTGAAATTCTGATGGTCTTGCAGAGTGGTAAGGTGGTTGACGACATTCAAATTACGATACCAGAAGGATTACGGCTGGAAGAGATAGCAACGATTATTGCTGCAGCCGGTCTGGTCAGCGAAGCGGAGTTTCTCGAGGTTGCCCGCGACGGTGACCGTTTTCGCGATGACTACTTTTTGCTCAACAGCCTACCCTCTGGAGCGACTCTGGAAGGATACCTCTTTCCTGACACCTACCGTTTTGCGCCATCAGCAGATGCTGAGACGATTGTGCGCAAACTGCTTGATCGCTTTGTCGAACAGTATAGCACGATTGAGCGTTCGGTACGTGTCCCTGGCGTAACCGTGCATCAGATTGTGACGATGGCGTCGATTATTCAGCGTGAAGCAGTGCTACTAAGCGAAATGCCTAAAATCAGTGCGGTGTTTTGGAATCGACTCAAGCCACAATTCGCGCCAACCTTCGGTGGCGGCCTCCTCGGCGCCGATGCGACGGTACAATATGCCTTGGGTTACGATCCGGTCGAGGGCACCTGGTGGCAACGTGAGTTGACCGTGGAAGAGCTAGCAATTCAAAGTCCGTACAACACTCGCGTCACGCCCGGTCTCCCACCAGGGCCAATTGCCGCTCCTGGTCTGGCAGCACTAACTGCGGCTGCTCAACCTGATGAGTCGTCGCCATATCTCTTTTTTGTCGCCAGTTGTGAGCGAGATGGTTCACACAAATTTGCAACGACGATCGAAGAATTTCGTATCTATGAAGCGGAGTGGCTAGCGTGTCAGTAACATCAACAACCACGGCTGAGATTTGGTTGATCGGTGACCCGGTAGCCCATTCACGTTCGCCAGCAATGCACAACGCTGCCCTGGCTGCATTGGGCATTGCCGCTCGTTATCGGGCTGTTCAAACAACTGCTGCTGAACTGGCCAGCCGTCTTACCGAGTTGCGTCAACCAACATTTCTTGGCGCTAATGTAACGCTTCCGCACAAACAAGCGGTGATACCGTTTCTTGATGAGATTGAACCGGCAGCCGCCAGAATTGGCGCTGTAAACACGATTGTGCGGCTATCTGATGGCCGTTTGTTGGGCACAAATACCGATGCACCAGGGTTGCTGGCCGATCTGGCAGCAGCCCGGTGGACGCCGACCGATCAAGAGGTGGTTATCCTAGGTGCATCAGGCGCAGCACGAGCAGCAGCATTTGCTTTGGCCGATGCTGGTGTAAGCAGCATCACCATTGTGAATCGGAGCTTGATGCGGGCTATCGATCTGGCAGCAGCGACCGCGGCCAACCAGCCGGCGTTACGTGTGCGAGCATTAGCCCTGAGTGATCCGGCGGTGGATGAAGTAGTCGCTCGTTGCACGCTCTTGATCAACGCAACGGCACTGGGCTGGCGCGACGATGAGACGCCCCTCCCCGATCCACCGGTTGGTACGCATTGTCTGGTCTACGATATGGTCTACCGTGAGACGACCCTCTTACGAGCAGCAGCCGCTCGTGGCGCACGAGTACGTGATGGGCGGGGGATGCTGGTGGAACAGGGAGCACTGGCTTTTGAGCGCTGGACAGGGTATCCGGCGCCACGAGCGTTGATGTGGCAGGCTGCCTTTGGTGTGGAGCACGGGCCATGATGGATGCATTGGTGATTGTGATTGGTCTGGTGCTGGGAAGTTTCCTAAATATCGTCATTATTCGCTTACCGCGTGAGCGACGGTTACTGGGTTGGCCGCGTTGTATTCGTACCGGCCAACCATTGCAATGGTGGCAGTTGTTACCGGTGTTGGGATGGCTACTACAACGTGGCCGGGCCGCCGACGGTCGATCATTACCCGTCATCTACCCGCTCGTTGAGATTGGCAGTGCGCTCTGGTTGTGGCGGCTCTACGATGTATACGGTTTAGGGCCACTGTTTGCGTATCTGACGTTTGTTGGAGGAATCTTGATTATCACCGGTGTCGTTGACTGGCTCTACCGCTGGATCTATACGGTTGTTATTTTGGGTGGCGCCGTGGTTGCCTTTATTTGGGGGTCATTTGTTGGAGCAGGCTGGCGTGAATTGCTACTTGGGGGACTGATCGGTGGTGTTGGCTTCTTTTTTCTGTATCTGCTCGCGTTGATCTTGTTTCCAGGAAAATCAGCACCGTTTGGCCTGGGTGATGTCTATCTTGCAATCTTTATCGGGGCAGCACTTGGTCTGCGCCACCTTGGCCCGGCATTGTTGTACGGTGTGTTTATGGCCGGGTTTGTGGCTGCCGGTATCTTGCTAGCCCGACGCTTCGGGCGTCAGACACCAGAATACCTGCCTTACGGCGCGTATTTATGCCTGGGTGTGTTACTCTACATTGCCCTGGGTGGGTACCAGTTGACATGAGGGGAGATGATGATCGGCTTGATTCCGGCAGCAGGTATGGCTACTCGTCTAGGCGCGTTACCGTGTAGCAAGGAACTTTTACCGGTCGGTGCTTTTACCACACCGAATGGCTCGCGACCTCGACCTGTGATCACCTATCTGCTGGCTCAATGGCAGCTTGCCG comes from Chloroflexus sp. Y-396-1 and encodes:
- the thrC gene encoding threonine synthase, which produces MTMTTYRAWFAAQDDPEERYPLTEIVYYSRSGGLLEVQHDMNALAQRSPEEWKKLFDDRWMRTTWPYGSGVWGKKEWVCPIVSDDNVVSMFEGGTNLFWAERFGREIGLEDLWIKMCGNSHTGSFKDLGMTVLVSVVKQMISEGKPIRAIACASTGDTSAALAAYGAAAGIPTIVFLPKGKVSIAQLVQPVAHGALVLALDTDFDGCMRIVREITANPDNGIYLANSLNSLRIEGQKTVGIEIVQQFDWEVPDWIIIPGGNLGNTFALGKGLLMMYELGLIDRLPRIVTAQAANANPLYRSYLTGFREYAPIKAQPTAASAIQIGDPVSINRAISILQRFNGIVEQATEQELADAAARADRTGAYACPHTGVALAALIKLVERGEIKRSDRVVVISTAHGLKFSRFKVEYHEGTLRDVVGQYTNPPIELPPDIDAVRRIIDQRFG
- a CDS encoding A24 family peptidase, yielding MMDALVIVIGLVLGSFLNIVIIRLPRERRLLGWPRCIRTGQPLQWWQLLPVLGWLLQRGRAADGRSLPVIYPLVEIGSALWLWRLYDVYGLGPLFAYLTFVGGILIITGVVDWLYRWIYTVVILGGAVVAFIWGSFVGAGWRELLLGGLIGGVGFFFLYLLALILFPGKSAPFGLGDVYLAIFIGAALGLRHLGPALLYGVFMAGFVAAGILLARRFGRQTPEYLPYGAYLCLGVLLYIALGGYQLT
- the aroE gene encoding shikimate dehydrogenase; protein product: MSVTSTTTAEIWLIGDPVAHSRSPAMHNAALAALGIAARYRAVQTTAAELASRLTELRQPTFLGANVTLPHKQAVIPFLDEIEPAAARIGAVNTIVRLSDGRLLGTNTDAPGLLADLAAARWTPTDQEVVILGASGAARAAAFALADAGVSSITIVNRSLMRAIDLAAATAANQPALRVRALALSDPAVDEVVARCTLLINATALGWRDDETPLPDPPVGTHCLVYDMVYRETTLLRAAAARGARVRDGRGMLVEQGALAFERWTGYPAPRALMWQAAFGVEHGP
- the mltG gene encoding endolytic transglycosylase MltG, which codes for MRHVRALLLALSLLALVVSCGSYVLLGELRATPSTTVEPVEFVVAPGETANDIASRLSAAGLIRQPMLFRILVRWRGLDQQIQAGRYVLSPTMTMSEILMVLQSGKVVDDIQITIPEGLRLEEIATIIAAAGLVSEAEFLEVARDGDRFRDDYFLLNSLPSGATLEGYLFPDTYRFAPSADAETIVRKLLDRFVEQYSTIERSVRVPGVTVHQIVTMASIIQREAVLLSEMPKISAVFWNRLKPQFAPTFGGGLLGADATVQYALGYDPVEGTWWQRELTVEELAIQSPYNTRVTPGLPPGPIAAPGLAALTAAAQPDESSPYLFFVASCERDGSHKFATTIEEFRIYEAEWLACQ